A portion of the Candidatus Korarchaeota archaeon NZ13-K genome contains these proteins:
- a CDS encoding 3-oxoacyl-ACP reductase FabG: MRLDGKVALITGASRGIGRAIALAFAREGANIIVNYSRDDSKAREVVDSANSLGVRAIMVRADVSNPMQVEEMERVVRREFGRLDILVNSAGITVRRPLEETSYDEWRKVVDVNLNGTFYVMRAFFRLMAESGGGSIINIASVAGVLPMVGSGAYSPSKSGVIMLTKQAAAEWARHGIRVNAICPGPVETDMLREEFTEEQLEIRRRLIPLGRLGNTEDVVKLALFLASDDSSYITGEAFGVDGGMAVSYYLLLEKLLEIGRIP, translated from the coding sequence ATGAGGCTGGACGGCAAGGTTGCCCTGATCACGGGGGCTTCCAGGGGAATAGGAAGGGCCATAGCCCTGGCCTTCGCCAGGGAGGGAGCCAACATCATCGTCAACTATTCGAGAGACGATTCCAAGGCCAGGGAGGTCGTAGATTCAGCCAACTCGCTCGGAGTGAGGGCCATTATGGTGAGGGCAGATGTCTCCAATCCCATGCAGGTGGAGGAGATGGAGAGGGTCGTCAGGAGGGAGTTCGGGAGGCTTGATATCCTCGTGAACTCAGCCGGCATCACCGTGAGGCGCCCCTTGGAGGAGACCTCATACGATGAATGGAGGAAGGTCGTGGACGTCAACCTCAACGGCACCTTCTACGTGATGAGGGCCTTCTTCAGGCTCATGGCCGAGTCGGGCGGCGGGAGCATAATAAACATAGCCTCCGTCGCCGGCGTGCTCCCCATGGTCGGCTCCGGCGCATACAGCCCCTCAAAGTCCGGCGTGATAATGCTTACGAAGCAGGCGGCCGCCGAGTGGGCCAGGCACGGGATAAGGGTCAATGCTATATGCCCCGGTCCCGTGGAGACCGACATGCTGAGGGAGGAGTTCACCGAGGAGCAGCTGGAGATAAGGAGGAGGCTGATACCATTGGGAAGGCTCGGGAACACGGAGGATGTGGTGAAGCTGGCCCTGTTCCTCGCGTCCGATGATTCGAGCTACATAACCGGTGAGGCCTTCGGCGTGGACGGTGGGATGGCGGTGAGCTACTACCTCCTCCTGGAGAAGCTCCTGGAGATCGGGAGGATCCCCTGA
- a CDS encoding S9 family peptidase has translation MRPTDLDDFSKIVLIGPPFLRWDGDLVAFRTGRALLEEDSYDHRIWGLRPGEEPLPLTRGPRDGNPSWEPGGRRLVFVRKGNDGDSLILWTTAEEYPVLHWEAGIEDVEWASGSIALAVLREGRREDDVKTIRTIPFWENGEGWTYWFTRRLHAIDLMTGEHWPLSQQGLEVMDFKVSPDGRRVAFLALRDRQRPLNVSLFVSDMEGEAQELGDGSWYLRRVCWRSESRLGVVGHDLRRGLATNSHLFETPVDRWDPVDQLEWDRSIGNSLNSDVRGGMNMRPAWHEGWWYAVIQDGTQAPLFRFREGEVERVSPSGISVEGFDIRGGRIVLTAMRFDRPAEIYLVEGCELRALTRMNEGFASRVSLRRPEMFSFRASDGVEIECLYLAPDGDPPHPTVLYVHGGPATAFGEAFMHELHFLRQRGYGILLVNFRGSEGYGEEFRDIRGRYGERDYLDLMEALDEALRRGYADPERLAVMGGSYGGFMTNWIVGHTDRFKAAVTMRGICNWISDYGTTDIGFFFNPDQIGGHPWENFMEYWERSPLAHVKNVKTPTLIIHSDEDYRCWLDQALQFFTALRVLGVEAELVIFPKENHDLSRSGKPKHRIERLRRIAEWLDRHLREASVA, from the coding sequence ATGAGACCCACTGACCTTGATGACTTCTCGAAGATCGTGCTCATCGGACCCCCCTTCCTCAGGTGGGATGGCGATCTCGTCGCCTTCAGGACGGGGAGGGCGCTCCTGGAGGAGGACTCCTACGATCACAGGATATGGGGACTCCGGCCCGGGGAGGAGCCCCTCCCGCTCACCCGGGGGCCGAGGGACGGGAATCCCTCCTGGGAGCCCGGAGGGAGGAGGCTCGTCTTCGTGAGGAAGGGGAATGACGGGGACTCCCTGATCCTCTGGACCACGGCCGAGGAGTATCCCGTCCTTCACTGGGAGGCGGGGATCGAGGATGTGGAGTGGGCATCTGGCAGCATCGCCCTGGCTGTGCTGAGGGAGGGAAGGAGGGAGGATGATGTTAAGACGATAAGGACGATACCATTCTGGGAGAACGGGGAGGGATGGACCTACTGGTTCACCAGGAGGCTCCACGCCATCGACCTCATGACCGGGGAGCACTGGCCCCTGTCCCAGCAGGGGTTGGAGGTGATGGACTTCAAGGTCTCGCCAGATGGGAGGAGGGTCGCCTTCCTGGCCCTGAGGGACAGGCAGAGACCCCTGAACGTGAGCCTCTTTGTCTCGGACATGGAGGGAGAGGCCCAGGAGCTGGGGGATGGGAGCTGGTACCTCAGGAGGGTCTGCTGGAGGTCCGAGTCCAGGCTGGGCGTCGTCGGCCACGATCTTAGGAGGGGACTCGCGACCAACTCGCACCTCTTCGAGACCCCAGTGGACCGCTGGGATCCGGTGGATCAGCTGGAATGGGATAGGAGCATAGGCAACTCGCTCAACAGCGACGTGAGGGGAGGGATGAACATGAGGCCCGCGTGGCACGAGGGTTGGTGGTACGCGGTGATACAGGATGGGACGCAGGCCCCTCTCTTCAGGTTCAGGGAGGGGGAGGTGGAGAGGGTCAGCCCCTCCGGCATCTCCGTGGAGGGCTTCGACATCAGGGGAGGGAGGATCGTCCTGACAGCTATGAGGTTCGACAGGCCCGCCGAGATCTACCTGGTCGAGGGTTGTGAGTTGAGGGCCCTGACTAGGATGAACGAGGGTTTCGCGTCGAGGGTGAGCCTGAGGAGACCCGAGATGTTCAGCTTCAGGGCCTCGGATGGTGTTGAGATCGAGTGCCTCTACCTTGCCCCGGATGGGGATCCACCTCACCCCACCGTGCTCTACGTCCATGGGGGGCCCGCGACGGCGTTCGGAGAGGCTTTCATGCACGAGCTCCACTTCCTTCGCCAGAGGGGTTACGGCATCCTCCTCGTGAACTTCAGGGGGAGCGAGGGGTACGGTGAGGAGTTCAGGGACATAAGGGGACGTTACGGTGAGAGGGACTACCTGGACCTCATGGAGGCCCTGGATGAGGCCTTGAGGAGGGGCTATGCAGACCCCGAGAGGCTGGCCGTGATGGGGGGAAGCTACGGTGGCTTCATGACGAACTGGATCGTGGGGCACACCGATAGGTTCAAGGCCGCCGTGACCATGAGGGGCATATGCAACTGGATAAGCGATTACGGAACCACAGACATAGGCTTCTTCTTCAACCCCGATCAGATAGGAGGTCATCCCTGGGAGAACTTCATGGAGTACTGGGAGAGGAGTCCCCTGGCCCATGTCAAGAACGTCAAAACTCCCACGCTGATAATTCACAGCGATGAGGATTACAGGTGCTGGCTGGATCAGGCCCTTCAGTTCTTCACGGCGCTCAGGGTCTTGGGGGTTGAGGCTGAGCTCGTAATATTCCCGAAGGAGAATCATGACCTCAGCAGGAGCGGGAAGCCCAAGCACAGGATTGAGAGATTGAGGAGGATAGCTGAGTGGTTGGACAGGCACCTGAGGGAGGCTAGCGTTGCCTGA